The genome window GCCGAGCAGGTGCAGGGCAAGGAACTCTCCTACAACAATCTCACCGACGCCGACGCCGCCTTCGAGCTGATCTCGGAATTTCCGGGCGCCGAGCCTGCGGTGGCGATCGTCAAGCATGCCAATCCGTGCGGCGTGGCGCTCGGTTCGTCGCTCGTCGAGGCCTACAGCAAGGCGCTCGCCTGCGATCCGGTCAGCGCGTTCGGCGGCATCGTCGCCTTGAACGGGCGTCTCGAAGAGGAGGCGGCCCGCGAAATCCTCAAGATCTTTACAGAAGTCGTGATCGTGCCGGACGCATCCGATGCAGCGCGCGCTGCGTTCGCGGCAAAGCCGAACGTGCGGCTTCTGGTGACGGGCGGCCTGTTGCCGGTCGCGCGGCAGCCCTATTTCCGATCCGTCGCGGGCGGTTTCCTCGTGCAGGATGCGGATGTCGGCGGCTTCGAGGGCAAGACGTTGCGCACGGTTACGAAGCGTGAGCCGTCCGAGGCCGAGCGCGCCAACATGGTCTTCGCCATGCGCGTCACGAAGCATGTGAAATCGAACGCCATCGTGTTCGCGAAAGACGGCGCGACGCTGGGCATCGGCGCGGGCCAGATGAGCCGCGTTGACAGCGTGCGTCTCGCCGTGTGGAAGGCTCGCGAGGCGGCCGAGCACGCCGGGAAAAACCCCGACGAAGCGCTGAAGGATACCGCCGTCGCATCGGACGCGTTCTTCCCCTTCGCGGACGGGCTTCTCGCCGCAGCCGACGCGGGCGCGACTTCGATCATCCAGCCGGGCGGCTCGATGCGCGACGAGGAAGTGATCCGCGCGGCCGATGAACGCGGCCTCGCCATGGTGTTCACCGGCGTGCGACACTTCCGGCACTGATCGGGCGCGTCGGCCAATTCAACGCTGACGCACCTTTTAGTCGCGATCCATTCCCTGCCTTGTAAGCTTAGGCGTGCAAGGCAGTTTTTATTTATTATCCGAAATTGCAATTATCTTGGCAAATATTGCGCCTCAGAGCGTCATGCGCCAATGCAATATCCACATGCGCCGGGTTTGGAATTTCGAGTTGCGCGTGTGCGGCTTTTGCTTTTTCATCTCTAGGGGATGATGAATTGTCTCGTGCCAACTTGCAACTTGTCTCCAGACCAGTTGTACCTGATTGTTTTTGAATGCACGCTTCAGCACAACCAATGTTTAGTCCATTGATCGATATCCGTCTTGATTCCCTTTTGGGGCTCGCTCTCGACCAGTTCCTCGCAGGATTTGCCGTTTCGCTCGCCGATGGCGAACTGGTGCACGCAAACAGTGCCGCGCGCGCGATGGCGGAAGCCGGCTGGCCGATACAGATCGCGGACGGTCGCTTGCGCGCGCAAAGTGCCGAGCACTCGGCGCTCCTGCTGAGAGGGATTTTCGAGGCGGCGCAGGCGGCATCCCTGGCGCGGGATAAGCCGTTCGAACGCGAGTTGCCTCTCTCGGCGATGCCGCATCACGGCTCCCTGGCCATTGCAATGATCGCTCCACTCGATGCGGCGCTCGACGGGCGCGCCTTGGTGGCAATCCACATCGCCACTTTCCCCTCGCTGAACGATTGCGAACTGCCGGTCGTGACGAAATGCTTCGGGTTGACCAAGGCCGAGGCGCGGACGCTCGATCATCTCGCGAAAGGCCTATCGGTGGCGGCAGCAGCGACGGCGCTGTCGCTTTCCGTAAATACCGTGAAGACGCATCTGCAAAACATCTTCGCGAAGACCGGCACCGCGCGCCAGAAAGACCTGATGAAGCTTGTTGACGACCTCCGGTCGCCGCTCGCTCATATCTAACGCCTCCGAAGCAACCTGACTGACTTTCTGCGTGTACTACGCAGCTACTGTTGCCGGAAATCAACAACACAGCTCATGTGATCGCAGCAAATCATTGTTGCAAAAGTGCTCTTTCTTGCAACACCAGCACTGTCACTCTCGCAAAACGACAATTCACCAAAAATACAACTTTAAGTTTAGTATTTTTGCGAGTATCGCAAGACTAGGCGTTCGGCGTTGATTCTACTGGCAACTCAAGCGAGAGAAGAGAGAGATGGCTCTCAAGCACACGATTCTGGCAGGCGCCGCCGCAATCGGCGCAGCGGCAATCGCTGCGATCCCGGCTCATGCAGACGGCATTCCCGCCAGCTACAAGGATATTGCGCCTCCGCCGCCGCTTTGGACGGGCTTCTACGTCGGCGCGCATCTGGGCGGCGGCTGGACCGACTTCGACCTGGGCCGCAACAGCTATTATTATTGGCCAACCTCAACGACGTACGACCGGTACGACTACAATGGCGGCCTGAGCGGAACGGGCATCTTCGGCGGCCTCACCATCGGCTATAATTGGCAGTTCGGCCAATGCTGCAACTACGTCTACGGTATCGAACTCGACATCGGCGGCTGGCGGGACGACGCGAGCAAGACGATCTACATCGATGACGACCGGCGCGGCCTCGATCCCGACGCTTCCACGCGCATCCGCTTCACCAACAAGGGCGGCTTTTACGGCGACATCACGGGTCGCATCGGCTACGCGGCGGGCAACACGCTGATTTACGCCAAGGGCGGCTTCGCGTGGCTGAACAACTCCTTCCGCGTCGGCGTGCTTCGCGAGAACGGCGCCACAGGGTACAACTACGATTGGAGTTCCACGACCGACAACGGCAACACTCTTGCCGGCTGGACTGTGGGCGGCGGGCTCGAATACAAGTGGAACTACAATTGGTCCGTGAAGGCCGAATATCTGTACTTCAATTTCGGCGAGCCAAATGTCGGCGGAAACTGCTGCTATGACTATAGAAACGGCATCTCGGCAGATGCGCAGACCGAGCGACGCTACAGCGCCGATTTCAAAAACCTCAGCGATCTGACAGCCAACTCGGTGAAACTCGGCGTGAACTATGCCATTTTCACGCCTCCGGCTCCGCTGAAGTAGCGGTCCGGCTACACTCGCTGCCAGTATAGGGCGCCGTGCGTTTCAGTCGCGCGGCGCTTTTCCGTGGCTGAAGCTGCCCAAGCCGAGCGAGACGCAGTTCGCATGAAGAACGCGCGCCAACCGGGGGGCGGCTTGCGGATCGATCAATCGCCGACGATTTCGGGCGGCGGTGACCGATAGCCCGCGAGAAAGAGCAGCGTGCCCGCAACGCCGAAAAGCAGGAAAATTGGCAGCACGAGCAGCGGTTCGACAATACCGTTCCACAGATAAGACGGCGCGTTGTCCAGAAAGAACCGCTGGAGCGCATCGTGAGCATCGGGCGCTCGATCGAGTTGCGCCGAGAGCGACGTGAGCGGCAGGCCCCGCCCCGGACTGCCGACCAGCCGAATGCCGTCATAGACGAGCGCCGCGAAAGCGCCGAACAAGAGCGTCAATCCTGAGACACGCAGAAATAGCATCGCTTCCATCCGAGCCTTCGCCGTGGATTTAATACCGACGCCCATAAGACGCAAGCGGTCTGGGCTGGCGTTGAGTTGCGGAAGCAGCTGGCGGCGACGACCGGCGGCCTTTGAAGTGCGGACTCTTTGCCAAAGCCGCGTTCAGCGATTGTGGTGGGCGCGGCAGGACTCGAACCTGCAACCAAGCGGTTATGAGCCGCTAGCTCTGACCATTGAGCTACACGCCCGTTATGCGAGACATCGCTTTCGTCCGGCCGGTCTCGGAGAAGCCTACTGAAACTTAATGGGCGGCATAGCTAACGCTGCCCGACGCAAAGTCTCATATGCAGTGCCGGTTATGATTCTTAGCGAAGAAAGCACCATGAGAAAAGCATTCCTTGTTCCTGTTGCGGCCTTTGCAGTCGCCTTTTCGACAGCAGTATCGGCAGAGCCGCAGGAATTGAGCCTCCCCGCGCAGAAGATGCCGACGATCGAGGTCTCGGGCACGGGCGGCGTGCAGGTCAAACCCGACATCGCGGTGATCCGCATCGGCGTTGCGACCGAGGACGCCAACGCCGCAACGGCCGTCGCGAAGAACAGCGCGGCCACGGCGAAGGTGCTGTCCGAAATCGCAGCCGCTGGGATCGAACAGAAGGACTTGCAGACCTCGCAGTTTTCTCTCTATCCGCAGACGGCGACGGCCAGTTACGCGAGCAAGGGAGCGTCCGGCACGTTCACGTTCCGCGCCTCGAACACTGTGAGCGTGACCGTGCGCAAACTCGACCGGCTGGGGGAAATCCTCGGCGCGTCAGTGGCGGCCGGGTCGAACCAGATTTCCGGGCCGGACTTCGCCGTGTCGGAGCCCGAGAAATATCTCGGCGACGCTCGCCGCAAAGCGGTAGAGCACGCGCTTGCGAAGGCGAAAACCTACGCGGAAGCGGCCGGGCTGAAGCTGGGCGCCGTGCTTTCCATCGTGGAAGAGGGCGCCGGAGGGCCTGCGCCGGTTTTTCGCGGGGCCGCATACGCGAAGGCACAGTCCGTGCCGGTCGAAGTCGGTGAGGAGACGCTCTCGGCGCAGGTGCGCATCGTGATCGAACTCGTCAAGCCGTAGCGACGGGAGGCGGAATTAGGCCGCATCGCCTATCCCCCGAAGATCAGATGCCACGCGGCGGGGATCAGCAGCGCCGACGCGAGCGCGTTCAGCCCCATCGCAAGCCCCGCGAACGCGCCCGCGACCTCGTTCACCTGAAGCGCGCGCGCCGTGCCGATGCCGTGCGACGCCGTACCCATGGCGAGACCGCGCGCGGCCCAGTCCTTGATGCCGAGCGCATTCAGGAGCGGCGCGCCGAGCATCGCGCCCGTGATGCCGGTGAGGATGACGAACATCGCCGTCAGCGTCGGCAGGCCGCCGATCTGCTCGGTTATGCCCATGGCGACCGGCGTCGTCACCGATTTGGGCGCCATCGACACGAAAGAATCGCGCGTGCCGCCGAGCACCCACGTGATGAACACCGCACTTGCCGCCGCCGTGATCGAGCCAACGAAGAGGCTCACCGTCACCGCGAGCGCCGACTTCCTAACCCGCGCGACCTGACGATATAGCGGGATCGCGAGCGCCACCGTCGCCGGGCCGAGCAGGAAATGCACGAACTGCGCGCCCTGGAAATAGGTCTGGTAGCTGGTATGCGTCACGAGCAGGATCGTCACCAGAATGATGATCGCGATCAGCACCGGGTTGAAAATGGGATTGAACTTCCGCCACCGATAGACCGCGTAACCCGCCTGATACGCCACGAGCGTTAGCGCGAGATGCAGGAGCGGACTCGCGGAGAGGTAAACCCAGATGTCGGCGATGCTGGTCATGAGCGCGCCTCGGGCTCCGGCGCGGCTGGCTTCGGCTCCGGTGCATTCCCGGATGCCTTGCGCGACAGCCACGCCATCAGCGCCGCCGTGACCGCGATGGTGAGAAGCGTACTCAGGATGAGCGACGCGCCGATAGGCAGCAAGTCGTGTTCCAGCACGCCGAAATGCAACATGACGCCCGCGCCCGCTGGCACGAACAGCAGCGACAGGTTGGTCAGCAGGCCTTCGGCCGTTTTCGCCAGGCCGTCGGGCACGCGTCGGTAGATGACCAGCGCGAGAAACAAGAGCACCATTCCGCACACAGGGCCCGGCACGGGCAGCTTCGTCGCCGCCGACAGGACTTCCCCCGCGAGCTGGAAAACAACGAGGACGGTGAACCATTCGACCATGGCAAGGCTCCTGTTGGCGGGAAATTCGGCGAGAAGGGTAAGCACAACTGCAAGGCGCGGTTCAAAGACTAATTTCCGGGGGAATACCTCACGCCCGCCCAATTCATGATGGAAAGGCTGTTCAAGGATCATCTCGGTATAATTTTGTTCGGGAAGTCGCCGCGGCGGGCGATGGGGCTTGGGACGGCATGAATGGGCAGGAGACGCGGGCGCTGTTCGACATGGGCCGCGCGGCGTGGAACGACTGGGCTTCGCAGGTCCTGAAATCGAAGGCGAATTTCGAGGAGGCGGGGACGCTTTCGCTGAACTGGTTCGGCGAGGGCGACAACGACGAAACGCGCCTCTGGCTCAAGGTGGCGAAGGCGGACTTCGCGAATGAGCGTTTCGAGGACGCCGTCGATTTCGAGGGCTTCATATTCCCCGGCCCGGTGAACCTGACCGGCGCGGTGTTCGAGCGCCCGGTTTCGTTCGCGGGCGCCGAGTTCGGGCTTTCCGCCACTTTTGCGCGCGTGCATTTTCAGGCCGACGCGACCTTCAAGGCTGCGAAGTTTTCGGGGCAAGCGGTTTTCGACGACGCGCTTTTCGACGGTGTGGCCGATTTCGAGCGCGCGGAGTTCCTGAAGGAGAAGAACGGCCCGCTGAGCCACGGCGTGAAATTCCAGCGGACGCGCTTCACGGGCAAGGCCGATTTCCGCTCCAGCCTGATTTCCGGCAGCGCCGACTTCTCCAAAGCGCAGTTTGCCGCCGCCGCGCGGTTCGATGAGGCGCGCTTCCTGTCCGATACGATGTTCGAAGGTGCGGTGTTTTCCGGCTCGGCCGGTTTCAACGCCGCGCAATTTCTTGGCAATGCCGGGTTCGCGGAGGCGCAGTTCACGGGCGAAGCGCGGTTCGCTGAAGCCGCCTTCAAGGGCGAGGTGCGGTTCGATCGCGGCCAGTTCTGGAACGACGTTTCGTTTCGCGACGCGCGGTTCGATAAGCCCGCGTCCTTCGTGGACATGCGCGCGGAAGGCAAGGCGCGCTTTCCCGGTACGAAGTTCGCGCTCGACGCAACCTTTACCGACGCGCGCTTTTCGGGCGAGGCCGATTTTTCGGCCGCCGAGTTCGGCGCACCCGCGATTTTCCGCCAGTCCGGGTTCACGGGCGGCGTGACCTTCGCAGGCGCGCGCTTTCTCAGTCAGGCGGATTTCGCGAGCTTCAGCCTCGGCAAGACATCCACCTTCGCCGAAAGCCGGTTCGAGGGCGAGGCGGTCTTCCGCGAGGCGCGATTCGAAGCGCCGGTTTCGTTCGCCTCGGCCGCCTTCCTCGCAAAGGCCGACTTCAGCGCCGCGCAGAGCCGCGTCGCGTTCGTTCTCGCAGGAGCGAATTTCAAAGCCGTGCCGGATTTCCTGGAGGCGAACT of Rhodomicrobium vannielii ATCC 17100 contains these proteins:
- the purH gene encoding bifunctional phosphoribosylaminoimidazolecarboxamide formyltransferase/IMP cyclohydrolase, with the translated sequence MSAQSTKPQVFPVRRALISVSDKSNLAEFARKLDALGIEIVSTGGTAAFLRDNGIAVVSVSDVTKFPEILEGRVKTLHPAIHGGILANLEQSSAREALAQHNIAPIGLVVINLYPFEETLKKHAAHFDTMIENIDVGGPAMLRAAAKNHNCVTVVTDPDDYDAVAAELAGEARATSDATRRSLAAKAFARTAAYDTAIATWFAGQTGAAPSSCTITGTLKQSLRYGENPHQKAALYESADRSGPGIVGAEQVQGKELSYNNLTDADAAFELISEFPGAEPAVAIVKHANPCGVALGSSLVEAYSKALACDPVSAFGGIVALNGRLEEEAAREILKIFTEVVIVPDASDAARAAFAAKPNVRLLVTGGLLPVARQPYFRSVAGGFLVQDADVGGFEGKTLRTVTKREPSEAERANMVFAMRVTKHVKSNAIVFAKDGATLGIGAGQMSRVDSVRLAVWKAREAAEHAGKNPDEALKDTAVASDAFFPFADGLLAAADAGATSIIQPGGSMRDEEVIRAADERGLAMVFTGVRHFRH
- a CDS encoding helix-turn-helix transcriptional regulator, whose product is MFSPLIDIRLDSLLGLALDQFLAGFAVSLADGELVHANSAARAMAEAGWPIQIADGRLRAQSAEHSALLLRGIFEAAQAASLARDKPFERELPLSAMPHHGSLAIAMIAPLDAALDGRALVAIHIATFPSLNDCELPVVTKCFGLTKAEARTLDHLAKGLSVAAAATALSLSVNTVKTHLQNIFAKTGTARQKDLMKLVDDLRSPLAHI
- a CDS encoding outer membrane protein, producing the protein MALKHTILAGAAAIGAAAIAAIPAHADGIPASYKDIAPPPPLWTGFYVGAHLGGGWTDFDLGRNSYYYWPTSTTYDRYDYNGGLSGTGIFGGLTIGYNWQFGQCCNYVYGIELDIGGWRDDASKTIYIDDDRRGLDPDASTRIRFTNKGGFYGDITGRIGYAAGNTLIYAKGGFAWLNNSFRVGVLRENGATGYNYDWSSTTDNGNTLAGWTVGGGLEYKWNYNWSVKAEYLYFNFGEPNVGGNCCYDYRNGISADAQTERRYSADFKNLSDLTANSVKLGVNYAIFTPPAPLK
- a CDS encoding SIMPL domain-containing protein; amino-acid sequence: MRKAFLVPVAAFAVAFSTAVSAEPQELSLPAQKMPTIEVSGTGGVQVKPDIAVIRIGVATEDANAATAVAKNSAATAKVLSEIAAAGIEQKDLQTSQFSLYPQTATASYASKGASGTFTFRASNTVSVTVRKLDRLGEILGASVAAGSNQISGPDFAVSEPEKYLGDARRKAVEHALAKAKTYAEAAGLKLGAVLSIVEEGAGGPAPVFRGAAYAKAQSVPVEVGEETLSAQVRIVIELVKP
- a CDS encoding LrgB family protein; protein product: MTSIADIWVYLSASPLLHLALTLVAYQAGYAVYRWRKFNPIFNPVLIAIIILVTILLVTHTSYQTYFQGAQFVHFLLGPATVALAIPLYRQVARVRKSALAVTVSLFVGSITAAASAVFITWVLGGTRDSFVSMAPKSVTTPVAMGITEQIGGLPTLTAMFVILTGITGAMLGAPLLNALGIKDWAARGLAMGTASHGIGTARALQVNEVAGAFAGLAMGLNALASALLIPAAWHLIFGG
- a CDS encoding CidA/LrgA family protein codes for the protein MVEWFTVLVVFQLAGEVLSAATKLPVPGPVCGMVLLFLALVIYRRVPDGLAKTAEGLLTNLSLLFVPAGAGVMLHFGVLEHDLLPIGASLILSTLLTIAVTAALMAWLSRKASGNAPEPKPAAPEPEARS
- a CDS encoding pentapeptide repeat-containing protein, whose product is MNGQETRALFDMGRAAWNDWASQVLKSKANFEEAGTLSLNWFGEGDNDETRLWLKVAKADFANERFEDAVDFEGFIFPGPVNLTGAVFERPVSFAGAEFGLSATFARVHFQADATFKAAKFSGQAVFDDALFDGVADFERAEFLKEKNGPLSHGVKFQRTRFTGKADFRSSLISGSADFSKAQFAAAARFDEARFLSDTMFEGAVFSGSAGFNAAQFLGNAGFAEAQFTGEARFAEAAFKGEVRFDRGQFWNDVSFRDARFDKPASFVDMRAEGKARFPGTKFALDATFTDARFSGEADFSAAEFGAPAIFRQSGFTGGVTFAGARFLSQADFASFSLGKTSTFAESRFEGEAVFREARFEAPVSFASAAFLAKADFSAAQSRVAFVLAGANFKAVPDFLEANFHEPPRLDNMTVADPLKRFHSWKKAGISDPRGPFFKAAKVCKDPDASAKFRRLKKLASEAQDLPREQEFFAQEFRCRRFWSDKPFGSGIGRFWLGYIYGGVANFGRSLLRPAALWLLSVVVFACFYLAARGSAASFLKWPPAAIGSPCASGTSNPILEAIYLSLRSAFLQIDWHDSINARRVFGCLYGVEPGGTPIMPLVVSSLALFQAILSAALIFLFLLALRNLLKVR